A stretch of DNA from Poecile atricapillus isolate bPoeAtr1 chromosome 36 unlocalized genomic scaffold, bPoeAtr1.hap1 SUPER_36_unloc_4, whole genome shotgun sequence:
GCCAGCAGCAGGTGCGACTTCACCAGATCCTGCGGGGAGAGGTGTAAGGgtccccccagagccccccatcCAGGACACAAATCCTACATCCACCTCCCGCAGGCCCCCATAGTGACCACTTGTGACCTAAAGCCTCCCTTCCAGGACCCAAAGCTCCCAAATCCAGGTCCTACAGCTGCCATTGGGACCCAGAGCCCCCCGCTGAGGCCCAGGAGCCCCTCTGGGATCCCCACCATGACCCCCCCAAGTCTCACCATGGCCCTCTCAATCTTGTTGTCGATGGCGGTGATGCCGCTCCCGGAGCTGGAGGGGGACAAGGACGGTGTCAGATGGACCGATGGACACCGCCCCTGCCCCTCACTGGACCCCTTGGGGGGGTGAGGGAGGGGCAGAGCTTTcacacccccctccccccgtttccttcccctttttcgGGTGGGGGAGGGCAACCGGCGCCCCTCCCTCGCACCTGTCCAGCTCCGCCCCCACCCCGGAAGTGCCCAGAGCAAAAGTTCCGCCTCACCCCTCGTCCTCGCTCTCCTCGCCAGCCAATCCCAGGCGCGCACTGagctcggccccgccccctgGGCGTGGCGACGGCGGTTTGGGGGGCAGCGCCTGTAAACAAAAGGGGAGGGGGTCGGGGGCGCGGTCACCCGGGCCCCACCCCAGGAGACCCCTCCCCCTCACCTGCTGCACCAGCTGCGCGAAGGCCCCGAGAGAACGAGGCTGGTGGGCGGCGGGGACGGCCCGGGGGGCGTCCAGCGACACCGGGACcctccccccgccgccgccacctCCCCGCGGTGACGCGTCCCGCTCGTAGAAATCGCGGCAGAGCcaccggccccgccgcagcacCTCCCCCGGCGACAGTAAGCGAACGAGGCGGAACCGAGACCCGCTGGGGCTGCcggaggaggaagatgaagaacCGCTCGCGGCGCCGGAGGCATCGCCGGGcgcgctgccgctgctgccgcggACGCTGGTGATGGCGAAGCCGCTTTTCTTGCGGCTCatggaggcggcggcggcgaaaggaggaggaggaacatgGCGGGGCCGGCCCGGAGCCGTTaccggcggcagcggcggcgacGGCGGCGGCAGGACCCGGAAGTGAGAATCGGAAGTGATGTTGCGCTTTAAGGCATTCCCGGGCCGCGCGCGGGCACGCCCCGCCCCAGGCCCCGCCTCCGCAGCAGCAAGCCACGCCCACAGAGCGCGCCCCTCCACCACGTGACCCCCGGCGTTCCGCGGGTCCTCCGCTCCGCCAGGGGGCGCCAGCGCCGCCACGGCGCGTCCCGGACGCTGCGTCAGCGCCAATGGAGCGGCGCGAGCGGGAGGCGGGAGCGGCCGgtgagggaggaggggagggatgggggtgggCCCGGTGCCCCTCCCGCACCCGGTGACCACCCGCTGCCCCTCCCCCGCAGGCCGCTAGACCCCCCCCCGCCATGGGCCAACGCCCCCCGTGAGCCcccggcccgggcccggccgtGCTGGCGGcggtgggggggggggtgcgGCGCAggattcccccccccccccaaccctGGGACCCCCGAGAAAGCGACAGGTAACGAGGGGCGGGGTGGGAGGAGGCCAAGAGTCCTGGGGGGGACAGAGCAATCCGGTGTCCGGGTGGGGTGGGGAGACCCCGCATCCTGAGGggtgggggggtgaggggggaaCCCCAGCACTGAGGATAATTTGAGCCTTCGGGTGGGgaggggggttctgggggggacCGGacgggtttgggggggtccccagcaTCGGTGCGAGCGGACGGAGCCGGGTGTCCAAAGGCGTTCGGGTGGGTTCGGGGGACACCCCGGCATGACGGCGGAGGGTTCCGGGTGGTGTTGGGGAACCCGGTAGGCGGGggccagggacaccccaggatTCCTCAAGCTGGGGGGGAAGGGCAGGGGGGACCCAGCCTCCAGGTGGggaggggggtcctggggggaccGGGGCGTCCAGGGGGCTTTGGTAGGGCGGGCATTGGGACCTAACGTCCAGGTGGGGGCTTGGGGCTTGGGGGTGGCGGTAGGCAGGGGCATGAGGCGGcccgggaggggcgggggggtcTCGGGACACGGGGTCCGGGTGGGTCTCAGGAGCAGAATTCGGGGGGCGGAGTCTGAAGGCCCCGCCCCCAGCCATGAGCGCCCCCCCGCGGTCGGAgctcgccgccgccgccgccgccctgcTGCGCCTGGGCGAGGAGCGCCCCCCGGCGGCCGCCATGAACCTGCTGCAGCGCAAGGGCCGCCCCGAGTGGCGCCCCCGCGAGGAGGAGCCGCGCAAGGGGTGAGGGGACAACGGGGACATGGCGGGGAGGACACTGGGACCCCTGGGGACCGCCGGGGAGGGACCCAGAAAAGGCCCGAGACTACCGTGCTGGGAAACCGGTACCTCTGGGACCACCCTCCATGAACATCAGGCGCCGCAGGACCACCCTGAACCACTCAGGGGACATTGGGATCCCTTAGGACCACCCTGGGAGGTCACCCAACCCATCAGAATTTCTCTGGCAGGACCCAAAGAGCACCAACTCACTCTGAGGGAACCTGGGAccccttctccttctctggaCGCCCGTGTGAGAGCCCCAATGCCCCCCTGTACTCCTGGGATTGACCCTGAGACCCTTGGCCCACCTTGTGCACCTCAGAACCACCAAAGATGGGGGACCCTAGTTCCCCCCTGTGCCCAAGtgcccctgcagcacaggagcaAAGTCCCAGAGCATCTCTAAGGGGGTTGGAGCTTCCCCAGAACTTTCAGGGTTGCCCTGACCCCCTTTGTCCTCTCCCCAGGGTCCCCAAGGCACGGGAGGGGGGGTCCCTGCGGCGCCCACTGCGCGTAGGGTTCCTGACCCTGCCGGCGCCACAGGAACGTGGCCCCCGGCCCTGTGCCCCCGGCATGGCCCCCCGCTCCTTGTCCTGCCATGCCGTGGGGCTCCCTGACTCAGGGGTGCCCCTGCGCCCCCCTGGACCCCGCACAGGGCCCCCCGAGGGTCGAGGCCTCGAGGCTCCGCCTGCCAAGAGAGGTGGTGAGTGGAACCGGCGGGCTTTGGGAGAGGGCTTGTCGGGGCTGGGGGGTTATGGTGGAGCTGGGGGCAAGTGAGGAGCTCAACGTGGTGGGGGTGCAGGGAGGGGACGGTGACTTTGGGAGATCAGGgtggggtcctggggaggtatgggtggcagggaagggatgCAAGGAATCTGAGGGGGCATGGAGGGCGTACCATTCCCTGatacccttcccttccccaggcacCCCCCGAGGGGGCTGCGTGCGGCAGACGCCCCCCCTGAAGCCCTCACGTAGCCCCCAGACCCGGCTGtcagccggggcagccccaccACCTCTGTCCGAGCAGGGGGAGGCGGAGGAGCCCGTGTACATCGAGATGGTGGGGGACGCCCGGGGAATCCCGGGGGGGGATCCCCGGCGGGGGGGACCGGGGGGAGCCCCCCCCCCACCTGCCGAGGAGCCCGAGGCCATTTACGAGGAGATGAGCTGCCCCCTGCCCGCGGGGGAGGGCCCGGGACACGCTCCTTTCTCGGGACACGCCCCCTTTTACGGACACGCCCCCCACACCGCCCACGCCCCTTTCGGTGGACCCGTGCTGCACTCCGGCCACGCCCCGTACACCGGGCACGCCCCTTTCTCTGGACACGCCCCCCATTCCGGCCGTGCCCCCTTCATCGGCCACGCCCCGTTCTCCGGTCCCGCCCCCATCCCGCCGCCGTTCCCCAACCTGCTGCCGCCCCGCCCACCCCctctggccccgccccccgaGGCCGCCTCGCGCCTGCCCCTGCCCTCGCGCCGCGAggggccgccccccgcccgcgcGCGCAGCCACTCCACGCCCCTCCCCCCGCACCACGCGCCGGGAGGCGCGGGGCGCGagcggggaggggcggggctcGGGCCGCTGCCCCTTCCACCTTCGGCCGAAGCCCCGCCCCCCGGGAAGCGCCCGCCCGCCTACGAGAGCCTGCGCGGGGGCGTGGCCGCGGGAGGCCCCGCCCCTGCCCGCGAGGAGGATCCGCCTCTTCGCCGGGGGGGCGGAGCCTCCGCCCGCCGCGGGAAGGAGAGCGAGAGTGAGTGACGGGGGCGGGGCTTGCGGCGGGGCCACGCCCTGTGGGCGGGACTGACAGTGTTCCCCCCCCCGTTCGCAGAGGCGCCGGAGCCCCCCCGGGAGGAgcgggggggggcgggggcggTTCCCCCCCCCTCGGGGATCCCCGTTCGGGCCGAGGGGCCCCGGGGGCGGCCGGGACCACCCCTGCCGTGCCAGACCTTCCCCGCCTGCGGGAGAGCCTCGGGTACGTGCGGGGGGCCGGAGTCGGGGGGCACGGGAGATTCGGGGCGCACCTGTTGGTGAAGCTGGCggggggggggacaccgggagggcACCGGGAGACTGCGTAAGGATAGCGGGGGTCACGCGGAGCGACACGGGGGACATCCTGGGGGGATCGGGGACATTTGTGGGGGCAGAGAGATCTCGGGTGGGCGCGGAGATTGGCACAATCTGAGTTACCCTTTGGCCTGCGGAGGGGGTGGCACCTGGAGGGTGGCGGGGGGGTGACACCGCGTCCCCCTGacgccctcctcctccctcccagagctccccgggggtccccgccTGGGCCGCTCCGCCTCCACCTCGGGGGTGCGCCAGGCCGGGGCCCCCCCGTTCCCACGCGGCCCCCCCTCGTCGCGCCCCCTCTCCGGAGGGGTCCCCGGCGGGGGCTTtgccgccgccccccggccccgggacgggcagctgcaggaggtgaTCGACCGAAAACGCTGCGTCTGCACCGAGATCAAGgcgcggggggggcgggggggggggctgTGCAAGCAGGACAGCCTGCCCCCCCTGCCCGCCCCCCC
This window harbors:
- the LOC131574113 gene encoding TSC22 domain family protein 4-like, encoding MSRKKSGFAITSVRGSSGSAPGDASGAASGSSSSSSGSPSGSRFRLVRLLSPGEVLRRGRWLCRDFYERDASPRGGGGGGGRVPVSLDAPRAVPAAHQPRSLGAFAQLVQQALPPKPPSPRPGGGAELSARLGLAGEESEDEGSGSGITAIDNKIERAMDLVKSHLLLAVREEVEALREQIRELSERRTALERENRVLRALATPQQLAQLPSLQPPVPPPAPP
- the LOC131574107 gene encoding neuronal tyrosine-phosphorylated phosphoinositide-3-kinase adapter 1-like, which codes for MSAPPRSELAAAAAALLRLGEERPPAAAMNLLQRKGRPEWRPREEEPRKGVPKAREGGSLRRPLRVGFLTLPAPQERGPRPCAPGMAPRSLSCHAVGLPDSGVPLRPPGPRTGPPEGRGLEAPPAKRGGTPRGGCVRQTPPLKPSRSPQTRLSAGAAPPPLSEQGEAEEPVYIEMVGDARGIPGGDPRRGGPGGAPPPPAEEPEAIYEEMSCPLPAGEGPGHAPFSGHAPFYGHAPHTAHAPFGGPVLHSGHAPYTGHAPFSGHAPHSGRAPFIGHAPFSGPAPIPPPFPNLLPPRPPPLAPPPEAASRLPLPSRREGPPPARARSHSTPLPPHHAPGGAGRERGGAGLGPLPLPPSAEAPPPGKRPPAYESLRGGVAAGGPAPAREEDPPLRRGGGASARRGKESEKAPEPPREERGGAGAVPPPSGIPVRAEGPRGRPGPPLPCQTFPACGRASELPGGPRLGRSASTSGVRQAGAPPFPRGPPSSRPLSGGVPGGGFAAAPRPRDGQLQEVIDRKRCVCTEIKARGGRGGGLCKQDSLPPLPAPPAWKGGAAPEGRPPPPPPPGTPPARRPHAVLWDTAI